The Drosophila nasuta strain 15112-1781.00 chromosome 2L, ASM2355853v1, whole genome shotgun sequence genome window below encodes:
- the LOC132792044 gene encoding pancreatic triacylglycerol lipase-like isoform X1 translates to MKILVLALVFCSYVQASWSCFVVEGGCPNKNVTFWLYTNATRDNPTQIRPMRIDPALFQPPHPVYILIHGYTGHRDFSPNTEIRPELLDKKAVYVISVDFGPLVRHPCFKEAILNALLISECLGQLINNLVNPGIINKDDLHLIGFSLGAQVAGQTANYVNHTLHHITGLDPAKPLFVVTHDRHRLNREDAKFVDIIHTNPAERGILKPMGHADFYVNFRDGEQPGCENHKSPGSCSHNRAPEYYAESIASENGFWGIKCNNWHPHAFGRCTLQQTQALMGYPASPNNSGTYFLETYANPPFAAGHKGAIITDLTTKLFDKTGVQHIDELEQKLERRYLQIEADALKKSQKLAEA, encoded by the exons ATGAAGATACTAGTGCTAG ctCTGGTTTTCTGCTCCTATGTACAGGCATCTTGGAGCTGCTTTGTGGTTGAGGGTGGCTGTCCAAATAAGAACGTGACCTTTTGGCTTTATACCAA TGCAACTCGGGACAATCCCACACAAATCAGACCCATGAGAATTGATCCCGCACTCTTTCAACCGCCTCACCCAGTTTACATACTTATTCACGGATATACAGGACATCGCGACTTTTCCCCTAATACTGAAATTAGACCAGAACTTCTTGATAAAAAAGCAGTCTATGTGATCTCCGTTGACTTTGGTCCCTTGGTAAGGCATCCGTGTTTTAAGGAAGCCATTCTAAATGCGTTGTTGATTAGCGAGTGTCTGGGTCAGTTGATCAACAATTTGGTAAATCCTGGCATTATCAATAAGGATGACTTGCACCTCATTGGATTCAGTTTGGGTGCCCAAGTGGCTGGCCAAACAGCCAACTATGTGAATCACACACTTCATCATATAACGGGCTTAGATCCAGCCAAGccactttttgttgttaccCATGACAGACATCGCTTAAATCGCGAAGATGCCAAGTTCGTGGATATTATACACACAAATCCTGCGGAACGTGGCATTCTAAAACCCATGGGACATGCGGACTTCTATGTAAATTTTCGAGACGGAGAACAACCTGGCTGCGAGAATCATAAATCTCCAGGTTCTTGCAGTCACAATCGTGCCCCCGAATACTATGCCGAGTCCATTGCTTCGGAGAATGGTTTCTGGGGCATTAAGTGCAATAACTGGCATCCACATGCTTTCGGTCGTTGCACCTTGCAACAGACTCAAGCCCTGATGGGCTATCCTGCGTCCCCCAACAACAGTGGCACTTACTTCCTGGAGACGTATGCCAATCCGCCTTTTGCTGCCGGGCATAAGGGCGCAATTATCACTGACTTGACGACAAAATTGTTTGACAAAACTGGTGTTCAGCACATCGATGAATTGGAGCAGAAACTGGAGCGAAGATATTTGCAAATTGAGGCTGATGCGCTTAAGAAATCACAGAAATTGGCTGAAGCTTAA
- the LOC132792044 gene encoding lipase member H-A-like isoform X2, whose amino-acid sequence MRIDPALFQPPHPVYILIHGYTGHRDFSPNTEIRPELLDKKAVYVISVDFGPLVRHPCFKEAILNALLISECLGQLINNLVNPGIINKDDLHLIGFSLGAQVAGQTANYVNHTLHHITGLDPAKPLFVVTHDRHRLNREDAKFVDIIHTNPAERGILKPMGHADFYVNFRDGEQPGCENHKSPGSCSHNRAPEYYAESIASENGFWGIKCNNWHPHAFGRCTLQQTQALMGYPASPNNSGTYFLETYANPPFAAGHKGAIITDLTTKLFDKTGVQHIDELEQKLERRYLQIEADALKKSQKLAEA is encoded by the coding sequence ATGAGAATTGATCCCGCACTCTTTCAACCGCCTCACCCAGTTTACATACTTATTCACGGATATACAGGACATCGCGACTTTTCCCCTAATACTGAAATTAGACCAGAACTTCTTGATAAAAAAGCAGTCTATGTGATCTCCGTTGACTTTGGTCCCTTGGTAAGGCATCCGTGTTTTAAGGAAGCCATTCTAAATGCGTTGTTGATTAGCGAGTGTCTGGGTCAGTTGATCAACAATTTGGTAAATCCTGGCATTATCAATAAGGATGACTTGCACCTCATTGGATTCAGTTTGGGTGCCCAAGTGGCTGGCCAAACAGCCAACTATGTGAATCACACACTTCATCATATAACGGGCTTAGATCCAGCCAAGccactttttgttgttaccCATGACAGACATCGCTTAAATCGCGAAGATGCCAAGTTCGTGGATATTATACACACAAATCCTGCGGAACGTGGCATTCTAAAACCCATGGGACATGCGGACTTCTATGTAAATTTTCGAGACGGAGAACAACCTGGCTGCGAGAATCATAAATCTCCAGGTTCTTGCAGTCACAATCGTGCCCCCGAATACTATGCCGAGTCCATTGCTTCGGAGAATGGTTTCTGGGGCATTAAGTGCAATAACTGGCATCCACATGCTTTCGGTCGTTGCACCTTGCAACAGACTCAAGCCCTGATGGGCTATCCTGCGTCCCCCAACAACAGTGGCACTTACTTCCTGGAGACGTATGCCAATCCGCCTTTTGCTGCCGGGCATAAGGGCGCAATTATCACTGACTTGACGACAAAATTGTTTGACAAAACTGGTGTTCAGCACATCGATGAATTGGAGCAGAAACTGGAGCGAAGATATTTGCAAATTGAGGCTGATGCGCTTAAGAAATCACAGAAATTGGCTGAAGCTTAA